A segment of the Dehalococcoidia bacterium genome:
CTTCTTCTGTGTAGTCGACCTGCACTCCATTACGGTCGATATTGCTCCGGACGAGCTCCGTCGCCAGAGCCGTGAGCTTGCGGCCGTACTGTTTGCCAGCGGTATCGACCCTGCCAAGAGCACGCTCTTTGTCCAGAGCCACGTTACAGCCCACGCCGAGGCATGCTGGATACTCAACTGCGTCACGCCAATCGGCTGGCTCGAACGGATGACACAGTTCAAGGAGAAGTCAGCGGGCCTCGAGAGCGTATCTACTGGCCTGCTCGATTACCCGGTGCTGATGGCCGGCGACATACTTCTGTACAGCGCTCATGAGGTCCCCGTTGGGGATGACCAGCGACAGCACGTCGAACTGACCCGTGACATAGCTCTCCGCTTCAACCGCATTTACGGTGATACCTTCGTCATACCGGAGGCCGTCATTCCCGAAATCGGCGGTCGGGTAATGGGGCTAAACGACCCAAACGCCAAGATGTCCAAGAGCTACTCCCACATCAGGGGACACGCTGTCAGGATGCTTGACGAGCCCAAGGAGATCGAGCGCACCATAATGCGCGCGGTCACCGACTCTGGAAACGACATAACTTTCAGCGAGGACCCCGAACGAGCTGGCGTCAATAACCTCCTCGGGATCTACAAGGTGATGACAGACAAGTCCGAGTCCGAAGTAGAAAGTGACTTCGCGGACGCCCGTGGCTACGGCGATCTCAAGCGTCGAGTCGCCGAGGTAGTCATCGAGGGCCTGAGACCCATCCGTGAACGCTACTACGAGCTGATGGACGACGTCGCCGAGTTGGACAGACTCCTGGCAGTGGGCGCCGACCAGGCACGCGAAGTCTCAAGCCCCAAGCTCGAAGAGATGAAGGAGCGGGTCGGCTTCGTCCTGCCAAGCTGAAAAGAAATACTCCCTCTCCCTCAGGGAGAGAGGGTTGGGATGAGGGTGAATTGGACGTATGCCTGCCCCTCATGCCCTACTAAGGAAAACCAAAATGCACTACCCAACACTCGAACAGTTTGAGGAGTACGCGAAGGACGCGAACCTCATACCTGTTTTCCGAGAGATCAGCGCCGACCTGGAGACACCCGTGTCGGCCTACCTGAAGGTCGCCAAGCCTCCATATTCATACCTGCTCGAGAGCGTCGAAGGAGGCGAACGACTGGCGCGGTACAGCTTCATCGGTACCGACCCTGTGGAGATCGTAAAGACCGGCGCAGACGAACTCCTTGGAGAAGTCGATCCGCTCAAGCCGGTCGAGAATATGCTGTCGAAGTACAAGCTGGCCGACGTCGACTATCTCGACAAGTTCAATGGCGGCGCGGTCGGTTACATAGCCTACGATGCCGTTCAACACTTCGAGCGTCTGCCTTCCCCAGACGAGGACCCGCTGGGACTGCCTCAATCGATTTTCATGCTCTCGACCAGCTACCTCGTGTTTGACCATATTCGCCACAAGATCAAGGTGGTTAGTCACGCGCATATCGAGGAAGACGCCAAAATCGCCTACGAAGATGCCTGCGCTCGAATTGACGGCTTTGTCACCAGGCTCAAGGACCAGCCCCGCCTGCCCGAGCCCAATCTCGAGGGCGAGACTGACGCCGATCTCGAGTTCAACATGACCCGCGAGTCCTACGAGGAGATGGTCGAGAAGACCCGCGAGTACATTATCGCCGGCGATGTTATCCAGACGGTCGTCGCCCAGCGAATGTCGAGGAAGACCTCGGCCCACCCTTTCCAGATCTATCGCGCGCTCAGGGCCATTAATCCCTCACCGTACATGTACTATCTCGACCTCGACGGCTTCCAGATCGTTGGAGCCTCTCCGGAGTTGCTGGTACAGGTCGTGGACGGGCAGGTCGCCGTTCATCCCATCGCAGGAACTCGCAGGCGGGGAAGGACCGAGGCCGAGGACCTGGCCCTTGAAGACGAGCTGCGCAACGACGAGAAGGAGCGAGCAGAACACATCATGCTGCTCGACCTCGGCCGCAACGACGTTGGCCGCGTCTCCAAACCCGGCACAGTTGACGTAACGCAGATTCTCGACATCGAGCGATACTCGCACGTCATACACCTCGTGTCGCATGTAACTGGAGAGCTTCAGGACGGCTACACCAGCTACGACGCCCTCCGTGCCTGCTTCCCGGCAGGGACGGTCTCAGGAGCCCCCAAGATACGCGCCATGGAGATAATCGCTGAGCTGGAGCCCGACCGTCGCGGCGTATACGCTGGAGCTGTTGGCTACTTCGACTTCTCAGGCAACATGGACACCGCAATCGCTATCCGTACCACGGTCGTCAAGGACGGCGTTGCGCATGTCCAGGCGGGCGGGGGAATTGTGTACGACTCGACTCCCGAGTTCGAATACATGGAGACCCTGCACAAGGCATCGGCCATCCTGACCGCCATAGACCAGGCCGAGCGGGAGATCGACATTTGATCCACATCGTTCGTCCTGAGCCTGTCGAAGGATGAAGGAGACCTCAACGATGATACTTCTGATAGACAACTACGACAGCTTCACATACAACCTCTACCAGTACCTCTGTGAATTGGGAGCCGACGTCCACGTCGCCCGGAACGACCAGATCTCGCTCGAAGAGATCGCTGACATGTCGCCGGAAAAGATCGTCATCTCTCCCGGTCCGTGTACTCCCGCCGAGGCAGGCATATCGAACGATGTCATCCGGCACTTTGGCACAAGCCTGCCCACGCTCGGCGTGTGCCTGGGACACCAGTGTGTTGGCTACTCCTTCGGTGGCACCGTCGGAGGAGCGGGTGAGATTATGCACGGCAAGATGTCGCTCATTCACCACGACGGTGAGGGGGTGTTCAAAGGACTGCCCAATCCTTTTGAAGCAATACGTTACCACTCGCTCGCCGTATACCAGGACGACCTGCCCGAAGACCTCTCAGTAACCGCCTGGACCGATAACGGCCTCGTAATGGGGATCCGCCATCGCGACTATCCCGTTGAAGGTATACAGTTCCACCCCGAGTCGATCATGACCAAGGTCGGCAAGGACCTGCTGCAGAATTTTCTGGACACTCCGGCACCTGCCGAAACTGCCGATTAACGAGGAGAAGGACCATGATCCAGGACGCAATTGAGATTGTCGTCTCCAGACGCAATCTTTCAACTGACCAGGCGTCTGACGCCATGGAACAGATCATGACTGGCGAGGCGACGCCAGCCCAGTTTGGCGCTCTCGTAACCGCGCTCAGAATGAAGGGCGAGACCGTCGATGAGATCGTCGGCATGGCCCGAGTGATGCGAGAGAAATCCTTGCACGTCGAGGTCGAAGGCACCGTCGTCGATACCGCTGGGACAGGGGGCGATAGCTCATCCAGTTTCAATATATCGACCACAGCCGCTCTCGTCGCCGCTGGTGCAGGGGCGAAGGTAGCCAAGCACGGCAATCGAGCTATGTCTGGTTCCACTGGTTCTGCCGACGTGCTTGAGGCTCTCGGAGTCAACATCGCACTGTCGCCCGAAGCAGTCGCCAGGTGCATCGACGAGATCGGTTTCGGATTCATGTTCGCCCAGGGATTCCATCCGTCGATGCGCTTCGCAGCCGGCCCTCGTCGTGAAATAGGCATCCGCACCGTGTTCAACATTCTCGGCCCCTTGACCAACCCGGCAGGAGCTGACCGGCAGGTCATCGGGGTAGCCGACCCAAGCCTCGCGCGTCGAATGGCTGAGGCTCTTGGTAGACTGGGCAGCCAGAAGGCGCTAATCGTGCACGGCATCGACGGAATAGACGAACTCTCAATCTCGGCGTCAACATCGGTCTGGAACCTTGAGAACGGTATGGTTACCGAGACGGAAGTTACTCCTCCCGAGTTGGGACTCCAACGCGCTGCGTTAGAATCGATCCAGATCGACAGTCCCGAGTCGAGTGCAGCCATGGCTCGTGGTGTTCTGACCGGCGAGTACGGTCCCGCACGCGACGTGGTGTTGATGAACGCATCCGCCGCGCTTGTTGCCGCTGACGTGGCCGCGGATCTGGTCGAAGGAGTCGAGCTAGCCGCCCGATCTATCGATCATGGCAGGGCTATCGCCAAACTCGACGAGCTGGTCGAACTGAGCCAGTCACTCGAATGACCCACGATCCAAGCGCCAGTAGAAGTGGAATTCACCCCGCCGTCGTCGATGCCGACGCGGTCCTATTCGACTTCGACTTTACGCTGGCCGACTCGTCGGCTGGAATCATAACCTGCATGAACTACGCCCTCACCGAGATGGGACTTGGTGAGTCGTCCACTGAAGACATAATAAACACAATAGGGCTGTATATCCCTGAGGCCCTTGTGGTACTCAGGGGCGAGCAGCACCGGCCAATGGGTCAGGAATTCATGAAGCTCTTCACCCACAAGGCTGACGAGGTTATGGTCGAAGGCACTTACTTCCTGCCAGGGGCAATTGATGTGCTGAAGACCCTTCATGGACTAGGTTACCGACTGGGGATCGTGTCGACCAAATTCCGCTTCCGCATAGAGACCACACTCGAACGCGACGGTGTACTTGACACTGTCGAGGTAATCATCGGTGGTGAGGACGTGACGCACCACAAGCCACATCCCGAGAGTCTGCTCAAGGCGACCGACCGACTTGGGTTGCCCATCGAGCGTTGCGTCTATTTGGGGGACAATGAAGTTGATGCGAGTGCCGCCAAATCGGCGGGAATTCCGTTCGTGCCAGTACGAACAGGTGCCACTCCTCTTGAGACATTTGACGCGTATCCCAGGCTGGCCCTGCTTGAGAGCGTAGCTGACCTCGTTCGAGATTAGCCCCGATTCTGCTAGAATGGAAAAACTGCCAGCCGGTCCGCTAATGAAAGGCTAGCTCCGATCATGACTGTCAGAACCGACTCCCCCGACATACTCAAGAAGATAGTCGAGGTCAAGAGCCGTGAGGTCGACCGTCTAAAGGACGAAGTGCCAGTCGCTGACCTCGAAGCACGGCTTCAGGGCCAGTCGGAGCCGCTGGACTTCGCTGATGCCCTCTCGGGTACTCGTGTGAAGATCATCGCCGAGATCAAGAAGGCGTCCCCATCTCGTGGCGTCCTGCGTGAGAATCTTGACGTTGAGTGGTTGGCCAACCTGTACGTCGAAAACGGCGCCGCGGCCATTTCAGTTCTCACCAACACAGACCACTTCCACGGCAGCCTCGACGATATGCAGGCGGCCGGTACGATCGCGCACCGTAACGACGTACCGGTGCTCCGTAAGGAGTTCGTCTACGATCCATACCAGGTTATCGAGGCGCGCGCGCATGGTGCTGACGCGATACTCCTGATTGCGAGTATGCTCAGACCGGATCAGCTCATGCGCCTGAAGTCTCAGGCTGAAGAACTTGGAATGCAGTGCCTGGTCGAGGTCCATGACGAAGACGAGATCGCGGTCGCCATTGAAGCCGAGGCGAAGATCATCGGCATCAACAACCGCGACCTTCGTACGTTCCACACCACGCTCGATACTACCTTCGAGTTGGCGGAGATGGTCCCGTCCGAATGCATCCTGGTTAGCGAGAGCGGATTGCGTACCCCGGAGGACATCGGGCGTGTGCGTGATGCCGGAGCGTCCGCCGTTCTGATCGGCGACGCGCTCGTAACGGCGCCCGACCCCGGTGAGAAGCTTCGGGAACTGGCGTGACCAGGTTCAAGATCTGCGGACTTCGCGACCCGTCCCATGCCCTGATTGCGGCCGAGGCCGGGGCCGACCTTGTGGGGTTTGTATTCGTCGAAGGCGTCCGACGCCAGTTGCACCCCGAAGCGGCCGCAGAAATCATCGCCGCCCTTCGTGATGGTGTACCTGGAGCACCTCCTGGAATAGTTGGACTCTTCGCAAACCAGGCTCCGCGTTACATTAACGAGGTAATCGAACTCTGCGGCCTCGACCATCTCCAGTTGTGCGGCGACGAACCGCCTGAGATGTGGGACCTGCTCGACGCCCCCGTGATTCGCCAGGTCAAAGTCAGAGAGGACTTGCCGCGAGATCAGTCCCTCGCCCTCGCCTGCCGACAGGCCGAGGAGGCTCTGGACGCTGGACACCGCGTCCTCCTGGACAAGCATCAGTCCGGCCACCTGGGCGGGACAGGCATCGTGTTCGACTGGGGATTGGCGCGCGAAATTGCGAAAGACCACCGCGTGACACTTGCAGGAGGCCTCACGCCTGACAACGTCGCCGATGCCATCGACACGGTCAGGCCGTGGGCTGTCGACGTCTCCACGGGTGTCGAGACGGACGGCGTGAAAGACCCCGAAAAGATCAGGGCATTCGCCGCTGCTGTACGTGCAACAGGTTAGTCCTGTGCCTGCAATTCAGCTAAAGCCCCAGTCTGTCGAAATCGACGCTCCCCGCGAGCTTGTGTTCCAGATCCTGTCCTCGTTCCGACGTGGCAGAATCGCCGGCGACAACTCCGAGTCGACCCGACTCATCTCAGAAGATGGCAACGTGAAGACCGTCGAATTCGTCACCAGGGCCGGCCCCTTCTCGTACAGGACGCTCGAAGAAGTCACTCTACACAGACCTGAGAGGATCGAGTTCAAGCACCTAGAAGGCCCTCTCGACTTCTCGGAAGAGGAGTTCACCTTGGACGAGACCTCTGACGGGGGCACTCTGCTGACTCACTCCGGCAGCTTCATCTGGAAACGCTTCCCCTTCTTCGGATGGTTCGGCGGAGTCATCTACACTCGACCCATGTACCACAGCGTCATACGCAAGCACTTCGTCACTTTAAAGGAGGCTGCTGAGGCAAGAGCCGCACGCAGCCACATCTTCAGACGCGACCGCACTGCATCGTAATCAAGATCCCATTCCAATTCCCCTCTCCCTCAGGGAGAGGGTT
Coding sequences within it:
- a CDS encoding HAD-IA family hydrolase; the encoded protein is MTHDPSASRSGIHPAVVDADAVLFDFDFTLADSSAGIITCMNYALTEMGLGESSTEDIINTIGLYIPEALVVLRGEQHRPMGQEFMKLFTHKADEVMVEGTYFLPGAIDVLKTLHGLGYRLGIVSTKFRFRIETTLERDGVLDTVEVIIGGEDVTHHKPHPESLLKATDRLGLPIERCVYLGDNEVDASAAKSAGIPFVPVRTGATPLETFDAYPRLALLESVADLVRD
- the trpC gene encoding indole-3-glycerol phosphate synthase TrpC gives rise to the protein MTVRTDSPDILKKIVEVKSREVDRLKDEVPVADLEARLQGQSEPLDFADALSGTRVKIIAEIKKASPSRGVLRENLDVEWLANLYVENGAAAISVLTNTDHFHGSLDDMQAAGTIAHRNDVPVLRKEFVYDPYQVIEARAHGADAILLIASMLRPDQLMRLKSQAEELGMQCLVEVHDEDEIAVAIEAEAKIIGINNRDLRTFHTTLDTTFELAEMVPSECILVSESGLRTPEDIGRVRDAGASAVLIGDALVTAPDPGEKLRELA
- a CDS encoding phosphoribosylanthranilate isomerase; the protein is MTRFKICGLRDPSHALIAAEAGADLVGFVFVEGVRRQLHPEAAAEIIAALRDGVPGAPPGIVGLFANQAPRYINEVIELCGLDHLQLCGDEPPEMWDLLDAPVIRQVKVREDLPRDQSLALACRQAEEALDAGHRVLLDKHQSGHLGGTGIVFDWGLAREIAKDHRVTLAGGLTPDNVADAIDTVRPWAVDVSTGVETDGVKDPEKIRAFAAAVRATG
- the trpE gene encoding anthranilate synthase component I; the protein is MHYPTLEQFEEYAKDANLIPVFREISADLETPVSAYLKVAKPPYSYLLESVEGGERLARYSFIGTDPVEIVKTGADELLGEVDPLKPVENMLSKYKLADVDYLDKFNGGAVGYIAYDAVQHFERLPSPDEDPLGLPQSIFMLSTSYLVFDHIRHKIKVVSHAHIEEDAKIAYEDACARIDGFVTRLKDQPRLPEPNLEGETDADLEFNMTRESYEEMVEKTREYIIAGDVIQTVVAQRMSRKTSAHPFQIYRALRAINPSPYMYYLDLDGFQIVGASPELLVQVVDGQVAVHPIAGTRRRGRTEAEDLALEDELRNDEKERAEHIMLLDLGRNDVGRVSKPGTVDVTQILDIERYSHVIHLVSHVTGELQDGYTSYDALRACFPAGTVSGAPKIRAMEIIAELEPDRRGVYAGAVGYFDFSGNMDTAIAIRTTVVKDGVAHVQAGGGIVYDSTPEFEYMETLHKASAILTAIDQAEREIDI
- the trpD gene encoding anthranilate phosphoribosyltransferase; the encoded protein is MIQDAIEIVVSRRNLSTDQASDAMEQIMTGEATPAQFGALVTALRMKGETVDEIVGMARVMREKSLHVEVEGTVVDTAGTGGDSSSSFNISTTAALVAAGAGAKVAKHGNRAMSGSTGSADVLEALGVNIALSPEAVARCIDEIGFGFMFAQGFHPSMRFAAGPRREIGIRTVFNILGPLTNPAGADRQVIGVADPSLARRMAEALGRLGSQKALIVHGIDGIDELSISASTSVWNLENGMVTETEVTPPELGLQRAALESIQIDSPESSAAMARGVLTGEYGPARDVVLMNASAALVAADVAADLVEGVELAARSIDHGRAIAKLDELVELSQSLE
- the trpS gene encoding tryptophan--tRNA ligase, whose product is MTTLTTPSTETGPNAPTRRRVFSGVQPSGDPQLGNYIGAFKGWVEGQDEKENFFCVVDLHSITVDIAPDELRRQSRELAAVLFASGIDPAKSTLFVQSHVTAHAEACWILNCVTPIGWLERMTQFKEKSAGLESVSTGLLDYPVLMAGDILLYSAHEVPVGDDQRQHVELTRDIALRFNRIYGDTFVIPEAVIPEIGGRVMGLNDPNAKMSKSYSHIRGHAVRMLDEPKEIERTIMRAVTDSGNDITFSEDPERAGVNNLLGIYKVMTDKSESEVESDFADARGYGDLKRRVAEVVIEGLRPIRERYYELMDDVAELDRLLAVGADQAREVSSPKLEEMKERVGFVLPS
- a CDS encoding SRPBCC family protein, whose translation is MPAIQLKPQSVEIDAPRELVFQILSSFRRGRIAGDNSESTRLISEDGNVKTVEFVTRAGPFSYRTLEEVTLHRPERIEFKHLEGPLDFSEEEFTLDETSDGGTLLTHSGSFIWKRFPFFGWFGGVIYTRPMYHSVIRKHFVTLKEAAEARAARSHIFRRDRTAS
- a CDS encoding aminodeoxychorismate/anthranilate synthase component II; translated protein: MILLIDNYDSFTYNLYQYLCELGADVHVARNDQISLEEIADMSPEKIVISPGPCTPAEAGISNDVIRHFGTSLPTLGVCLGHQCVGYSFGGTVGGAGEIMHGKMSLIHHDGEGVFKGLPNPFEAIRYHSLAVYQDDLPEDLSVTAWTDNGLVMGIRHRDYPVEGIQFHPESIMTKVGKDLLQNFLDTPAPAETAD